One stretch of Spirochaetaceae bacterium DNA includes these proteins:
- the trmB gene encoding tRNA (guanosine(46)-N7)-methyltransferase TrmB: MQNEEQKSHIKSFVRRGYTTQGQRKALSSLNKYLINYQEGFICYNNYFKASRIIAEVGFGNGAATLALAKANPANLYLGLEVYPAGVGHLLMKIDEEKIDNLYLINHDAVPVFNNMLPLNSLDGVHIFFPDPWPKKRHHKRRLLQPAFVNILARHLKQDGYLYVVTDWQDYAEHILTTLTNEPLLINKYSGYSPPQEWRSVTKFEQKGLAKGHNIYELLFVKN; this comes from the coding sequence ATGCAAAATGAAGAACAAAAAAGCCATATTAAAAGTTTTGTTAGGCGTGGTTATACCACACAAGGCCAACGTAAAGCTTTATCTAGCCTAAACAAATATTTAATTAACTATCAAGAAGGGTTTATTTGTTATAACAATTATTTTAAAGCTAGCCGCATAATTGCCGAAGTTGGTTTTGGTAACGGAGCCGCTACCTTAGCCCTAGCCAAAGCTAACCCCGCTAATTTATATTTAGGCCTAGAGGTTTACCCGGCCGGCGTGGGCCATTTATTAATGAAAATTGACGAAGAAAAAATTGATAATTTATATTTAATAAACCACGATGCCGTGCCTGTTTTTAATAATATGCTGCCGCTTAATAGTTTAGATGGGGTGCATATCTTTTTCCCCGACCCATGGCCCAAAAAACGCCACCATAAACGACGCTTATTACAACCGGCCTTTGTTAATATTTTAGCCCGGCATTTAAAACAAGATGGCTACCTTTATGTGGTAACCGATTGGCAGGACTATGCCGAGCATATCTTAACCACTTTAACTAACGAGCCTTTGTTAATTAATAAATATAGCGGGTACTCTCCGCCGCAAGAATGGCGCAGTGTAACTAAATTTGAGCAAAAAGGTTTAGCCAAAGGGCATAACATTTACGAGTTGCTCTTTGTTAAAAATTAA